Proteins from a genomic interval of Osmia bicornis bicornis chromosome 13, iOsmBic2.1, whole genome shotgun sequence:
- the LOC114875874 gene encoding neuroblastoma-amplified sequence-like, with protein MVNSNEVSNKPILYELLEYFVRKQEPELIKCKKDSVILPTTGTIKNALRYLNNRYSLPESISQQISLTLPWKFAISDCGRLLAVLQETVIEIRKAKDEYSSVVGKASVPKDAFPQWRKLAWSPDGTLLALASSNGHTSFYNALGNNVFNINPRAVSQNPHILEAGDAITSMIFLKPRTNSEKWSYEFMLITYSGLLRSYHISPTNGFEDNYEFSFGNFYKNGITTVTYDEKHHLFYVAGNTITQKLMSTASESGLTSWRPLYDYPYCKLSFTFDDQSKTTSKFSIWNIIPTLNLQPESVIFKIKISPNSKLLTCLHTDGSISLWRLPNLLIQRKWKLSEQPDFNIPNPLGHIKSKKFPPGVTEFHPLDIGWWSEEAIIIARYSGSTSVCCTQNLKNLLGPSPEFLAGQPQICELGPDRGFLCLDCETFITSKKRTRETNTEGQISEASSESEEENDDELEPVSILNYTTNLMQSTLYSITDIERFQPKRRKSRVLFRTYRILGLKSTTPEELYSRKIDIEEYEEALALANMYNLDTDLVYQTQWRKSELSLNAIHEHLSKVTKRSWVLHECITRVPDTIEAARELLNFGLKGANLETLVAIGTHDDGKFMMMDNNDEDWNEMDEASVSLRQVQKINQLLEKIDMKHLSEAQKDLIKYRRKLLDHLDKLLTYEIILGSSLKYDKTFYEEFRQLSTIENAVRFAKDGDWQGVEIMFTYHGENLLPHWLAIISYFPETLNPLKYKKLLPECDTDDQLFLLDQCELRQKDWSEKTEFNEIINLENDDESKVLYEDDPSLSIYRNTLLTPELLQKWYESRAYQIERNSCIVDNALQLIKIAKSHNIPGLENLLLDLETLDDLIYKVYLEDLSLDQLQKLSNLKKIKLLMSKTTEKSFVDDIKNFLLPFIKRRHQYLGGELQRHLFNDYLVCISKEDLKLPVKLFEYLKMSRDEEILQMIEDIATLALDCIYACNDPNMYEKATCIVDSISKDRDSKRTSAICTLQEELDRELVCTKILNQYGVKTTLNALRKNKSNPEAAKQLLVEMARSLNKITPPPDEKQWAQLLNGMLEIHGLIFSCVDIETCFEICVSARLVSGVKSNIQNCAVLIETKKNEQSLLKVSYERAVNLILDASKEYFNSSKSLTDNSMELARACLHLIADDNPRIKEEYDLINSLQILTEFNIDILPLQVRLMQDRLRLIQDCLNTREDAHKCRQRLLTLANYLRIERNNSRTQEGKVLELIAKKALEIKDFTVCAATCQQLMQNNYIPAWTVALDLGFCEDYDDLKTRQKCLWFAINNGPSEMLSKALDQIHLIEIQMLHKNLELWIPPSESDDFNDADSEDEFIDALTTPQVETKEFVPKVLEASTEIVKTSANIMKDSTFGLIKNISDTNFWKSRLKFNFTNNQGNDTEHDNTERHENDDDVQSFPCFYECLHEKCKVSNLDSKYTSYSMPDLENTKLKCCRAFLRVAMLSESSCYGLEVSDINHLFLECAKYTMQEDWLLGICYLFSVQKNYIKEVQNVLVELPETELYTQTAIYYYCLELHKSLYKDLKNLYSFNPLSLIWKVINVAHKSKESDIYEYLKYWQKRMFNNHGIQDTQFSEPNQIIEDYTDKKDNEYIQKSNSTIIESNNKKKSIENSNLSESGVNHDVEWTDDWGNFSDEEIVENIDDKTNVLEHELCTDNSVILLKDIGKCLTEKDRFEAFKRVFNKIRNADDFYEVKRMLIQWPKFEDPEYTQLDKHPVLQMMKILSLHVTEGGKGKDKRIFQEYKELIERLSSENMLKEFLNKENIPLEHAVHIRLDTDDPELHKEAVIILQEKHKELMLSTSILEMLFLKNLTASFNPNHEVYGRIIEHVLVNRSLTNIKENADILIQELKKQGHIAHALCIIRLVQDIPPSLCTFDTCYQCFTKK; from the exons ATGGTTAATTCAAACGAAGTATCAAATAAACCAATACTTTATGAATTGCTAGAATATTTTGTACGCAAGCAAGAACCAGAACTGATA AAATGTAAAAAGGACAGTGTAATATTACCAACAACAGGCacaattaaaaatgctctgAGATATTTAAACAACAGATACTCTTTGCCAGAAAGTATATCCCAACAGATCAGTCTTACTTTACCATGGAAGTTTGCAATTAGCGACTGTGGAAGATTACTTGCAGTTTTACAAGAGACTGTAATAGAAATACGAAAAGCAAAAGATGAATACTCATCAGTTGTTGGGAAAGCTTCTG tACCAAAAGATGCTTTTCCACAATGGAGAAAACTTGCATGGAGTCCAGATGGAACACTTTTAGCATTAGCATCTAGCAATGGTCATACTTCCTTTTATAATGCTCTGGGAAACaatgtttttaatattaatccCAGAGCTGTTTCTCAGAACCCCCATATTTTAGAAGCTGGTGATGCAATAACTTCTATGATATTTCTCAAACCCAGAACAAATTCAGAAAAATGGTCTTATGAATTTATGTTAATCACGTACAGTGGTTTACTGAGATCATACCACATTTCACCAACCAATGGATTTGAAGACaattatgaattttcttttggcaatttttataaaaatggaATAACTACTGTTACCTATGATGAAAAACATCATCTATTTTATGTTGCTGGAAATACCATCACCCAAAAATTAATG TCAACAGCTTCAGAAAGTGGATTAACATCATGGAGGCCTTTGTATGATTATCCATACTGCAAATTGTCATTTACTTTTGATGATCAGTCAAAAACAACATCCAAATTTTCTATATGGAACATTATTCCAACATTGAACTTGCAACCAGAATCAGtcatattcaaaataaaaatttctccaAATAGCAAGTTACTAACATGTTTACACACAGATGGTTCAATATCATTATGGAGGTTACCAAATTTATTGATACAGAGGAAATGGAAACTGTCAGAACAACCAGACTTCAATATACCTAATCCATTGGGACATATAAAATCGAAAAAATTTCCACCCGGTGTTACTGAATTTCATCCATTAGATATTGGCTGGTGGTCTGAAGAG GCAATTATAATTGCAAGATATTCTGGATCTACTTCCGTTTGCTGTACACAAAACTTAAAGAATCTATTGGGCCCAAGTCCTGAATTTTTAGCCGGGCAACCACAAATATGTGAACTCGGTCCAGACCGAGGATTTTTGTGCCTAGATTGTGAAACATTTATAACAAGTAAAAAAAGAACTAGGGAAACTAATACAGAGGGTCAAATATCAG AAGCCTCGTCAGAaagtgaagaagaaaatgacgATGAACTAGAACCAGTtagcatattaaattatacCACAAATTTAATGCAGAGTACTTTATACTCTATAACAGATATTGAAAGATTTCAGCCTAAAAGAAGGAAATCAAGGGTGTTATTCAGAACTTATAGAATTCTTGGCCTTAAAAGTACAACACCTGAAGAATTGTATTCACGAAAAATTGATATCGAG GAATATGAAGAAGCATTGGCATTAGcaaatatgtataatttagACACAGATTTGGTATATCAGACACAATGGCGAAAGTCTGAATTATCTTTGAATGCTATTCATGAACATCTGAGCAAAGTAACAAAAAGATCTTGGGTGTTACATGAATGCATTACGCGGGTTCCAGACACTATTGAAGCAGCGcgagaattattaaattttggaTTAAAGGGTGCTAATTTGGAAACTTTAGTAGCAATTGGAACTCATGATGATGGAAAATTTATGATGATGGACAATAATGACGAAGACTGGAATGAAATGGATGAAGCAAGTGTAAGTTTAAGACAG GTACAAAAGATAAATCAGTTGCTCGAAAAAATTGACATGAAACATTTATCAGAAGCTCAAaaggatttaattaaatatagaaGGAAACTTCTGGATCATTTAGATAAACTACTTACATATGAAATCATTCTGGGATCATCATTAAAATATGATAAAACATTCTATGAAGAATTTCGGCAACTTTCAACAATTGAAAATGCGGTTag ATTTGCGAAAGATGGTGACTGGCAAGGGGTTGAAATTATGTTCACATATCACGGTGAAAATTTGTTACCTCATTGGCTAGCAATCATCAGTTATTTCCCAGAAACATTAAATCCATTGAAATATAAGAAGCTTCTACCAGAATGTGATACCGACGACCAATTGTTTTTACTTGATCAATGTGAATTACGACAAAAAGACTGGTCTGAGAAAACTgaattcaatgaaataattaatttagaaaatgatgATGAATCAAAAGTACTTTATGAAGACGACCCATCACTATCTATATATAG AAATACATTACTTACACCAGAGTTATTGCAAAAATGGTACGAATCGCGAGCTTATCAAATTGAAAGAAACAGTTGCATAGTAGATAATGCTTtgcaattaataaaaattgccAAGTCACACAACATTCCTGGTTTAGAAAATCTCTTGCTAGATTTGGAAACTTTGGATGATCTCATTTACAAAGTTTATCTAGAAGATTTATCTTTAGAccaattacaaaaattatctaatttgaagaaaattaaattgttaatgAGCAAAACTactgaaaaaagtttcgttgatgatatcaaaaattttttactgccatttataaaaagaagaCATCAGTATTTG GGTGGAGAATTACAAAGACATTTGTTTAACGATTACTTAGTATGCATTAGTAAAGAAGACTTAAAACTACCAGTCAAACTTTTTGAGTACTTGAAAATGTCTCGTGACGAAGAAATTCTTCAAATGATAGAAGACATTGCTACATTGGCGTTAGACTGTATTTATGCTTGCAATGATCCTAATATGTACGAAAAAGCAACGTGCATTGTAGATTCTATTTCTAAAGATCGCGATAGTAAAAGAACCAGCGCGATATGTACATTGCAAGAGGAACTTGATAGAGAACTTGTATGTACAAAAATCTTAAATCAATATGGAGTTAAAACCACGCTGAACGCATTGCGAAAAAACAAAAGCAATCCTGAAGCTGCTAAACAATTGTTAGTTGAAATGGCAAGAAGCTTGAATAAAAT aaCTCCGCCTCCGGATGAAAAACAATGGGCTCAGTTATTAAATGGGATGCTTGAAATTCATGGTTTGATTTTCTCATGTGTTGACATAGAAACATGCTTTGAAATTTGTGTATCGGCACGTTTAGTATCAGGAGTTAAATCAAACATACAAAATTGTGCTGTTTTAATAGAAACtaagaaaaatgaacaatCTTTGTTGAAAGTATCTTATGAAAGAGCAGTGAACTTAATTTTGGATGCTAGTAAAGAATATTTCAACAGCTCAAAGTCCCTTACTGATAATAGTATGGAATTAGCTAG AGCCTGTCTTCACCTGATCGCAGACGACAATCCACGAATCAAAGAAGAATACGACCTTATTAATTCGCTTCAAATTCTAACTGAATTCAACATTGATATACTACCGCTTCAAGTCCGGTTAATGCAAGACAGACTAAGATTGATACAGGATTGTTTAAATACTCGAGAGGATGCTCATAAATGTCGTCAAAGATTGTTGACTTTAGCAAATTATCTACGAATCGAAAGGAACAATAGTAGAACACAAGAAGGGAAAGTTTTGGAGTTAATAGCAAAGAAAGCACTTGAG ATCAAGGATTTTACTGTATGTGCTGCTACTTGTCAGCAATTAATGCAGAATAATTACATTCCTGCCTGGACAGTTGCTTTAGATTTAGGATTTTGTGAAGATTATGATGATTTGAAAACTAGACAGAAATGTTTATGGTTTGCGATAAACAATGGACCTAGTGAAATGTTGAGTAAAGCGTTAGAtcaaatacatttaatagaaatacaaatgttacataaaaatttgGAACTGTGGATACCACCTAGCGAATCTGACGATTTTAACGATGCTGATAGTGAAGATGAATTTATAGATGCACTTACAACT CCTCAGGTAGAAACTAAAGAATTCGTTCCAAAAGTATTAGAAGCTTCTACTGAAATAGTAAAAACTTCTGCAAACATTATGAAAGATTCAACGTttggtttaattaaaaatataagcgatacaaatttttggaaatctagactgaaatttaatttcacaaATAACCAAGGCAATGATACAGAACACGATAATACAGAACGCCACGAAAACGATGACGACGTCCAAAGTTTTCCATGCTTTTATGAATGTTTGCATGAAAAATGTAAAGTTAGTAATCTTGATAGTAAATATACAAGTTATTCGATGCCAGATTTAGAAAACACAAAGCTAAAATGCTGTCGCGCTTTTCTAAGAGTAGCCATGTTAAGCGAATCATCTTGTTATGGATTGGAAGTCAGTGATATTAATCATT tGTTTTTAGAATGTGCAAAGTATACCATGCAAGAAGATTGGTTGTTAGGCATatgttatttatttagcgTACAAAAGAATTATATAAAAGAGGTGCAAAATGTTTTAGTGGAATTACCTGAAACAGAATTATACACTCAGACTGCTATATATTATTACTGTTTGGAGTTACATAAAAGTTTAtataaagatttaaaaaatttatattcatttaatcCATTAAGTTTAATATGGAAAGTGATAAATGTAGCACATAAGAGCAAAGAATCTGACATTTATGAATATCTTAAATATTGGCAAAAACGTATGTTTAATAATCATGGAATACAAGACACCCAGTTTTCTGAACCAAATCAAATAATTGAAGATTATACAGATAAAAAAGACAATGAATATATACAGAAATCAAATTCAACTATTATagaatcaaataataaaaaaaaatcaattgaaaattcgAATTTATCTGAATCTGGTGTTAATCATGATGTAGAATGGACTGATGACTGGGGCAATTTTTCTGATGAAGAAATAGTAGAGAATATTGATGATAAAACAAATGTCTTAGAACATGAATTGTGTACAGATAATAGTGTTATATTATTAAAGGACATTGGTAAATGTCTAACAGAGAAAGATCGGTTTGAAGCCTTTAAAAGAGTGTTcaataaaattcgaaatgcTGATGATTTTTATGAAGTAAAAAGAATGTTAATACAATGGCCGAAATTTGAAGATCCTGAATATACGCAACTTGATAAACATCCAGTCTTACAGATGATGAAGATACTTAGTCTACATGTAACAGAAGGAGGCAAAGGCAAGGATAAACgaatttttcaagaatataaagaattaattgaaagattGTCCTCAGAAAAT ATGcttaaagaatttttaaataaggaGAATATTCCCCTTGAACATGCGGTTCATATCAGGTTAGACACAGATGACCCAGAATTACATAAAGAAGCAGTAATAATCCTTCAAGAAAAGCATAAG GAATTAATGTTATCAACATCAATACtagaaatgttatttttaaagaatttaacaGCATCTTTTAATCCAAATCATGAAGTTTATGGTCGAATCATTGAACACGTACTTGTGAATCGATCTTTAACAAATATAAAGGAAAATGCGGACATTCTTATAcaagaattaaagaaacaaGGACACATAGCTCATGCTTTATGCATAATTAGATTGGTGCAGGATATACCTCCATCTTTATGTACGTTTGATACTTGTTACCAATgttttacaaaaaaataa
- the LOC114875875 gene encoding COP9 signalosome complex subunit 2 — MSDGEDDFMCEEEEDYGLEYSEDSNSEPDVDLENQYYNSKALKEDDPKAALQSFQKVLDLEGGEKGEWGFKALKQMIKINFKLANYKEMMVRYKQLLTYIKSAVTRNHSEKSINSILDYISTSKNMELLQDFYETTLDALKDAKNDRLWFKTNTKLGKLYFDRSDFNKLAKILKQLHQSCQTDDGEDDLKKGTQLLEIYALEIQMYTAQKNNKKLKTLYEQSLHIKSAIPHPLIMGVIRECGGKMHLREGEFEKAHTDFFEAFKNYDESGSPRRTTCLKYLVLANMLMKSGINPFDSQEAKPYKNDPEILAMTNLVVSYQNNDINQFELILKQNRNNIMDDPFIREHIEDLLRNIRTQVLIKLIKPYTRIYIPFISKELNIDVSEVESLLVSCILDNTIRGRIDQVNQVLELDKKSVCAARYYALDKWTSQLHSLHLAIVNKMS, encoded by the exons ATGTCAGACGGTGAAGATGATTTTATGTGTGAGGAGGAGGAAGATTATGGTCTT GAATATTCAGAGGACTCAAATTCTGAGCCTGACGTTGATCTAGAAAATCAATATTATAATAGCAAAGCATTAAAAGAAGATGATCCAAAAGCAGCTCTACAGAGTTTTCAAAAAGTTTTGGATTTAGAGGGAGGCGAAAAGGGTGAATGGGGCTTCAAAGCTTTGAAGCAAATGATaaagattaattttaaattg GCAAATTATAAGGAAATGATGGTCAGGTATAAGCAACTATTAACTTATATTAAAAGTGCTGTTACCAGAAACCATTCGGAAAAGTCTATAAACTCCATATTAGATTACATTAGTACATCAAAGAAT ATGGAATTGTTACAagatttttatgaaactaCTTTAGATGCATTGAAAGATGCTAAAAATGATAGGTTATGGTTTAAAACTAACACAAAGTTGGGAAAGTTGTACTTTGATCGATCAGACTTTAATaaattagcaaaaatattaaaacaactTCACCAAAGTTGCCAG aCTGATGATGGGGAGGAtgatttgaaaaaaggaacacAACTTTTAGAGATATATGCATTAGAAATACAAATGTACACTGCCCAAAAGAACAATAAGAAATTGAAAACTCTGTATGAACAGAGCTTACACATTAAAAGTGCTATACCACATCCACTAATAATGGGAGTGATTAGAG aatgtGGAGGAAAGATGCACTTAAGAGAGGGTGAATTTGAAAAAGCACACACTGATTTCTTTGAggcttttaaaaattatgatgAGTCTGGATCACCAAGGAGAACCAcatgtttgaaatatttagtTTTAGCAAATAT gttGATGAAATCTGGTATCAATCCATTTGATTCTCAAGAAGCAAAACCATATAAAAATGACCCGGAAATTTTAGCAATGACCAATCTAGTGGTCAGTTATCAAAATAACGATATTAAtcaatttgaattaattttaaaacaaaatagaaataatataatggatGATCCTTTTATAAGAGAGCATATCGAAGATTTATTACGCAATATACGTACTCAG GTCTTGATTAAACTAATAAAACCTTACACTAGAATTTATATTCCATTCATAAGCAAAGAATTAAATATCGATGTATCGGAGGTCGAAAGTCTATTAGTGTCTTGCATCTTGGATAATACGATCCGTGGTCGCATAGATCAG GTGAACCAAGTTCTAGAATTGGATAAAAAATCGGTATGTGCAGCGCGTTACTATGCTCTCGACAAATGGACAAGTCAATTGCATTCATTGCATTTAGCAATAGTTAATAAAATGTCGTAA